A window of Chitinophagales bacterium contains these coding sequences:
- the galE gene encoding UDP-glucose 4-epimerase GalE, with amino-acid sequence MAKILVTGGCGYIGSHTLVDLIENGYEVISVDNNSRSSSKILDGVEKITGKRVKNYRVDLCNFDDTFAIFQENPDLTGIIHFAAYKAVGESVEQPLLYFENNLMSLINLLKCAQEFKTPHFVFSSSCTVYGNPDEIPVTERTPPKPAASPYGYTKQMGEQIVNEFSKANDTQCILLRYFNPVGAHPSIEIGEMPMGKPQNLFPAITQTAIGKLPMLVVYGDDYDTRDGSCLRDFIHVSDLAHAHTLALQYLENDKNDSRCEVFNLGTGNGVTVLEAIKAFEKVSGQKLNYRIGPRRSGDVVAIYANNDLASDLLGWTIQYSLEEMISSAWKWEMKLKQDETVFTRGKSELN; translated from the coding sequence ATGGCAAAAATCCTGGTAACGGGAGGATGTGGTTATATCGGTTCGCATACCCTGGTTGACCTTATCGAGAATGGCTATGAAGTAATTTCCGTTGACAATAATTCCCGGTCGAGCAGCAAGATCCTGGATGGCGTGGAAAAGATAACGGGAAAGAGAGTAAAGAACTACCGTGTAGACCTCTGCAATTTTGATGATACGTTTGCAATCTTTCAGGAAAACCCTGACCTCACGGGAATCATTCATTTTGCGGCTTATAAAGCAGTGGGTGAATCGGTTGAACAGCCTCTTCTTTACTTTGAAAATAACCTGATGTCGCTGATCAACCTGTTGAAATGCGCACAGGAATTCAAAACCCCGCATTTTGTTTTCTCCTCCTCCTGTACGGTGTATGGCAATCCGGATGAGATACCGGTAACAGAAAGAACCCCACCCAAACCGGCAGCCTCTCCCTATGGCTATACCAAACAAATGGGTGAGCAGATCGTGAATGAATTTTCAAAGGCCAACGATACCCAGTGTATCCTGCTGCGATATTTTAACCCCGTAGGCGCCCACCCTTCCATTGAGATCGGTGAAATGCCCATGGGTAAACCTCAAAACCTTTTTCCCGCCATTACCCAAACAGCTATTGGCAAACTTCCCATGCTTGTAGTGTATGGCGACGATTATGACACCCGCGATGGTTCCTGTTTGCGCGACTTTATCCATGTATCCGACCTGGCACATGCGCATACCCTCGCCCTCCAATACCTGGAGAACGACAAAAATGACAGCCGCTGTGAAGTTTTCAACCTGGGAACCGGAAATGGCGTGACCGTACTTGAAGCCATCAAAGCCTTTGAAAAAGTAAGCGGTCAAAAACTCAATTACCGTATCGGCCCCCGCCGCTCCGGTGATGTGGTGGCGATCTATGCCAATAACGACCTTGCCTCCGACCTGCTGGGATGGACCATTCAATACAGCCTGGAAGAAATGATCAGCAGCGCCTGGAAATGGGAAATGAAATTAAAGCAGGATGAAACAGTATTTACACGGGGAAAATCGGAACTGAATTAA
- a CDS encoding inorganic phosphate transporter, whose translation MTFLIVIITLALVFDYINGFHDAANSIATVVSTKVLTPFQAVLWAAAFNFLAFFIFKDHGVANTIAKTVKQDFITLPVIFSGLVAAIVWNLFTWWFGIPSSSSHTLIGGFAGAAIAHAGTFSSVNADPVFKTAIFIFLAPVVGMIAAFIISLWFIHSFQKGWLPKIISITVMAGVVVFLIFNLETRPEKLKSDFDTYFWRVVFHGSNFKWILLSLIMLIMATFSMYLSNLNANKANSWFKRLQLVSSAAFSIGHGGNDAQKVMGIITAALIAHGSIGGFDQMPVWVPLACYSAIGLGTMSGGWKIVKTMGTRITKVTPFEGVAAETAGAITLFVTEALKIPVSTTHTITGSIIGVGATKRLSAVRWGVTVNLLWAWILTIPISGLLAAGVYLIVRFFI comes from the coding sequence ATGACCTTCCTGATCGTTATCATCACCCTCGCCCTGGTTTTTGATTATATCAATGGATTTCACGATGCGGCCAACTCGATAGCTACCGTGGTATCCACCAAGGTTTTGACCCCTTTTCAGGCTGTACTTTGGGCTGCCGCATTTAATTTTCTGGCCTTTTTTATTTTCAAAGATCACGGTGTTGCCAATACGATCGCTAAAACGGTGAAACAAGATTTTATCACCTTGCCTGTCATTTTCTCAGGTCTGGTGGCTGCCATCGTTTGGAATTTGTTTACCTGGTGGTTTGGTATCCCTTCTTCGTCTTCGCATACCCTGATCGGAGGATTTGCCGGAGCCGCCATTGCCCATGCCGGAACCTTTTCTTCGGTAAATGCAGATCCGGTTTTTAAAACTGCCATTTTCATATTCCTCGCTCCGGTGGTCGGTATGATCGCTGCCTTTATAATTTCACTCTGGTTCATCCATTCCTTTCAAAAAGGGTGGCTGCCCAAGATCATTTCCATTACCGTCATGGCAGGTGTCGTGGTCTTCCTCATATTTAACCTGGAAACCCGACCGGAGAAACTCAAATCCGATTTTGATACGTATTTCTGGAGAGTCGTATTCCATGGTTCCAACTTTAAGTGGATTCTCCTTTCGTTGATCATGCTCATTATGGCCACTTTTTCCATGTACCTGAGCAATCTGAATGCCAACAAGGCCAATTCCTGGTTTAAGAGACTTCAACTGGTATCTTCTGCCGCGTTTAGTATCGGTCACGGAGGAAATGATGCCCAAAAAGTAATGGGTATCATCACGGCCGCCCTGATCGCTCACGGCTCCATCGGCGGGTTTGATCAAATGCCCGTTTGGGTGCCCCTGGCCTGTTATTCAGCCATCGGTCTGGGTACCATGAGCGGAGGCTGGAAGATCGTAAAGACCATGGGTACCCGAATCACCAAAGTGACCCCATTTGAAGGGGTAGCCGCAGAAACGGCGGGTGCCATCACCCTTTTTGTTACGGAAGCCCTAAAAATACCGGTCAGTACCACCCATACCATCACCGGTTCAATAATCGGGGTAGGCGCTACCAAACGCCTGTCAGCGGTGCGTTGGGGAGTTACAGTCAACCTCTTATGGGCGTGGATTCTGACAATCCCGATCAGCGGATTGCTGGCTGCCGGAGTTTATCTTATCGTCCGGTTTTTTATCTAG
- a CDS encoding DUF47 family protein, whose translation MGLNSFLKIFMPKNLIFYELFEKVADNGAIMGQKLKDIVAEPDFDKRAALIIEVEDLEHANDDLTHRIFTELGRNFITPFDREDIHYLATSLDDIADYIYASAKKINFYRVNPNDTGMQKFADMIEQGTVLVRKAVGGLRDMKNLRQVTESLVKINSLENQADDVFDLCIERLFAMEEDAKEVIKKREIYQVMEIVTDKCEDASNVIESIIIKYS comes from the coding sequence ATGGGCCTCAACTCATTTCTCAAGATCTTTATGCCAAAGAACCTCATATTTTATGAGTTGTTCGAAAAGGTGGCCGACAACGGGGCCATCATGGGCCAGAAATTAAAGGATATCGTAGCGGAGCCTGATTTTGATAAAAGGGCCGCCCTGATCATTGAGGTGGAAGACCTCGAGCATGCTAATGATGACCTGACTCATCGGATATTCACAGAGCTTGGCCGGAATTTTATCACTCCCTTTGATCGTGAGGATATCCACTATCTGGCTACTTCTCTGGATGATATCGCGGATTACATTTATGCCTCTGCCAAAAAGATCAATTTCTATCGGGTGAACCCGAATGATACCGGTATGCAAAAGTTTGCCGATATGATTGAGCAGGGAACGGTGTTGGTGCGTAAAGCGGTAGGTGGATTACGCGACATGAAAAACCTCCGCCAGGTAACCGAATCACTGGTCAAGATCAACAGTCTGGAGAATCAGGCCGATGATGTATTTGACCTTTGTATTGAACGGTTATTTGCCATGGAAGAAGATGCCAAAGAGGTGATCAAGAAAAGAGAGATCTACCAGGTTATGGAGATCGTGACCGATAAATGTGAGGATGCCAGTAACGTGATCGAGTCGATCATCATTAAATATTCGTAA
- a CDS encoding porin, translating to MNKSLTGSLLIALVITGLCLPATGQRYLTGLDSSLFIKDTVRPFLKRFGNLRFSGYIQPQYQVIEKDGAATYGGGDFSAQSRNRFMLRRARMKIDYLALTEDRLPKALFTFQMDVTERTVRVRDMFVRLYETKGNQFSLTTGIFAKPFGYEVNVSSSFRETPERGRMSQILIPSERDLGVMISYEPQRPGKNKHQLRIDAGVFNGPGLSATTDFDNKKDLVARITYEPLHREGIQVHGGLSLMRGGWKQSSKYVYTTRETGGKEDFYVDSAISNVGKTAPRQYYGGDVQVRFPVHHGGLELRGEIWFGKQPGTATSTINPGTLPAGPTYIRQFSGGFFYLIKDLGQKGHQLLAKYDWYDPNTKIQGKAIGLNNSFTSGDISYQTWGLGYSHPVTENVKLVLYYEHVVNEATSYAGYTTDLPDNLFTCRLQFRF from the coding sequence ATGAACAAATCGTTAACTGGTTCATTGTTAATAGCTTTGGTTATCACAGGATTGTGTTTGCCCGCCACAGGCCAGCGGTACCTGACCGGGTTAGATTCATCCCTATTCATAAAAGATACGGTCAGACCGTTTCTGAAACGGTTTGGAAACCTTCGGTTTTCGGGCTATATACAACCACAATATCAGGTCATAGAAAAGGATGGGGCCGCTACATATGGTGGAGGTGATTTTTCAGCTCAATCACGAAACAGGTTCATGTTACGGAGGGCCCGGATGAAGATCGATTACCTGGCGCTTACAGAGGACAGGCTTCCTAAAGCGCTGTTCACTTTCCAAATGGATGTAACTGAGAGAACGGTCAGAGTCAGAGATATGTTTGTTCGCTTGTATGAAACCAAAGGGAACCAGTTTTCACTTACCACCGGGATCTTTGCCAAGCCCTTTGGTTATGAAGTGAACGTTTCTTCATCCTTTCGCGAAACACCAGAACGGGGGCGAATGTCGCAAATTCTGATTCCATCCGAACGGGATCTGGGGGTCATGATCAGCTATGAACCTCAGCGCCCGGGAAAAAATAAACACCAGTTGCGTATTGATGCGGGTGTATTCAATGGCCCGGGATTGTCTGCTACAACGGATTTTGATAATAAAAAAGATCTGGTAGCCCGAATAACCTATGAACCCCTTCACAGAGAAGGCATCCAGGTTCATGGTGGCCTGTCGTTGATGCGGGGAGGATGGAAGCAATCCTCAAAATATGTTTACACGACAAGGGAAACAGGAGGGAAGGAGGATTTTTATGTGGACTCTGCCATCTCCAATGTGGGAAAGACGGCACCCAGACAATACTATGGTGGGGATGTGCAGGTGAGGTTTCCTGTCCACCATGGCGGTCTTGAACTGCGGGGTGAGATCTGGTTTGGAAAACAACCCGGTACGGCCACTTCAACCATTAACCCCGGAACGCTTCCTGCTGGTCCGACCTATATCCGTCAATTCAGCGGTGGTTTTTTCTACCTGATCAAGGACCTGGGCCAAAAAGGGCATCAATTGCTGGCCAAATATGATTGGTATGACCCTAACACTAAAATACAGGGCAAGGCCATCGGACTTAACAATAGCTTTACATCGGGCGATATAAGTTATCAGACCTGGGGGCTGGGCTATTCCCATCCGGTTACAGAGAATGTCAAATTGGTTCTTTACTATGAACATGTTGTAAATGAAGCAACTAGCTATGCCGGGTACACCACCGACCTGCCAGATAACCTGTTTACCTGCCGGCTCCAATTTCGGTTCTAG